GAAGTTGTAGAGAATTAGGTATTGCAACCGTTGCAGTTTTTAGCACTGTAGATAAAAAAGCATTGCATGTTCAGCTTGCTGATGAGGCGGTTTGCGTCGGAGATTCATTAAGTAATAAGAGTTATTTAAATATTCCAAATATACTTGCTGCTGCTACATCGAGAGGAGTTGATGCTATTCATCCTGGTTATGGCTTTCTTGCGGAAAATGATAAATTTGCTGAGATGTGTAATGATCACGGCATAGTTTTTATTGGTCCATCTCCTAAAGCTATTAGATCTATGGGAGATAAATCTACAGCTAAAGAAACAATGGAAGCAGTTGGAGTTCCAACAGTACCTGGTAGTAAAGGCTTGTTATCAAATGTTGATGAGGCTTATAAATTGGCAGATGATATTGGCTATCCAGTAATTATTAAAGCGACTGCTGGAGGAGGTGGAAGAGGTATGAGGTTGGTTGAAAACTCTGATAATCTAGAAAAAATGTTTAAAGCAGCTCAAGGCGAAGCAGAAGCAGCTTTTGGTAACGATGGTTTATATATGGAGAAATTTATAAAGAAGCCAAGACATGTAGAAATTCAAATTTTGGCCGACAGGTCGGGTAATGTTGTTCATTTAGGAGAGCGAGATTGTTCAGTTCAAAGAAGACATCAGAAGTTGCTAGAAGAGTCTCCCAGTCCTGCAATTAACACTGAGCTAAGAAAAAAAATGGGGAACGCAGCTATTGCTGCTGCAAAAAGTATCGGCTACGAAGGAGCGGGGACAGTTGAATTTTTAGTTGATGATGATAATAATTTTTATTTTATGGAGATGAATACTAGGATTCAAGTTGAACATCCAGTTACTGAAATGGTTACAGGAGTTGATTTAATAGCAGAGCAAATTAAAATCGCAAGCGGAGCAAATTTGGAATTTAATCAGGATGATATCCATTTAAATGGTCATGCCATTGAATGTAGAATCAACGCTGAAGATCCTTCTCACAATTTCCGACCATCACCTGGAAAAATAACTGGGTGGCTTCCTCCCGGTGGCCCTGGTGTAAGGGTGGATAGTCATGTGTATACAGGCTATGAAATACCTCCTTTCTATGACTCATTAATTGGTAAATTAATAGTCTGGGGAAAAGATCGTAATACAGCAATTAAACGTATGAATAGGGCTTTAAATGAATGTGCGGTCACTGGTATTCCTACAACAATCAACTTTCATCTAACTTTACTGAATAAATCTAAATTTAAGCAGGGTAAAATACATACTAAATATGTAGAAGAAGAATTATTGCCAAATTACTGAGAAATAATTAATTATTTCTATGAAATATGAGAATGTAATGCAAGTTTTATAAGCCCTTGCTGACCGACTAAAATTTCTCTTAAAAAGCTTATAACTCCGATCCAAATTACGGGTCCAACATCAACACCTCCAATAGGAGGAATTAGTTTTCTTGTTAAATTAAGAATGGAGCTTGATGGTATTGAAATTAATAACCATAAACCTTTACTTAAATCAATTTTTGGGTACCAAGTAAGTATTAATCTTATTAGAAAAACTATAGTTAGATATGAGAGAGAAATTCCTAAACTAATATCTAAAATTTGAAGAGAGTTTACAAGCAAGAAATCACAATTATTTAACTCATCTTAATAAATAACCCATTGAAACGTATTTAATTCGTATTATAAATTGAGAATTTAATATTTAAAAAGTGTTTCAAATCTCAAATTTATTACTAGCCGCAGATTTTTCTGCTGAAGTCGCAAATAATTCAGCAGTTGGAATGATAGGTAGTTTTATTGCGGCTGCCTTACTTATCGTTATTCCAGCCACTGCATTTTTGATTTTTGTCAGCCAGAAAGATTCCCTCGATCGTACTTCTACTGGAAGACGCTAGTTTTTGTAGAAGTTTTAAGTACACTATATATATAGGGGATATAAGTAACCCTTTAAAAAATAAATTTTTGGAGAAAGAATGTGGTCAATGCTAGTCTCAATTGGGCCAGTATTGTTGGTATAGTTCTCGCGGTATGTGGAGGAGGCCTTTATTTCTTGAGGTCCTTTAAGCCTGCCTTGGCAAGGGATTATGATGTTTTCTTCGCAGCAATTGGACTTTTGTGCGGAGGAATATTATTTTTTCAAGGCTGGAGGTTAGATCCTATTCTTCAGTTTGGTCAGTTTTTACTTGCAGGAACTACAGTTTTTTTCGCATATGAAAGTGTGCGATTGAGGGGAGTTGCTACTGATCAAGCTCGAAGATCATCTTATTTTGATGATGATCCTATTTCTGATGGTCCCAGAAATTCTAGAGGCCGATTTAATGATGATTACGATAGGTTTGAAGAATCTGAAAGACCATCCAGAAGATTTAAACCTCAAGAAGATGAATTTGAAGAAGACTATATGGAGGGTAGATCTCGTAGGAGGAATGTTTCAAGAGCGATACCTTCTGCTGCAGCAAGTAGAAGTAGGCCATCTACAAGGGAAATAAGTCAGTTTGAAAATGACGAATCTATAAGAAGGAGAAGACAGACTTCTGAAGATAGAAATAGTAAACAACCCGAAACAAATAACTTTGGTCAAAGAAGAAATTTATCTCGCGATGAAGTTAAAACAGGGTCTAGACCCAGAATGAATCGTACAGTTTCTAGACAAGATAATATCTCTGCTCCTAATGATTCTTCTCCATTAAGAAAGAAACCTTCAAGATCCCCTATTAGGCAACAAACTTCAACTGCTCAAGTAGAAGATGCTTCTTTCAAAGATATTAATCAATCCAAAAAAACACGTGAGAGTCGAAGAGCAAGCTCCTCAGCTAGATCAAGTGCAAAAAATCAAACTGGTAGGTATAGCGTTGGAACAAACAAAAAGAAACCTAGAGATAATAGCTCTAGATTCGACGATTAATTATAAGATTCCTGCCCATTTTAAAAACGATTGTCGACTTAATAATTCAATTAATATTATTGCAAGGAAGCCAATCATTGCGAACCTTCCATTAGTTATTTCCGAATAACTACTCCATCCAAATTTATATTCATCTTTAATTTCTATGGATTTTTCATCTAATTTATTGTCCTCAATTTGTTCATTGATTTGATTCGGATCTTTTTGCTCTTCTATAAAACTCTTATTCTCTAAATTAGTGGCTTCTGAGTTAGTTTGTTCTTCTTTAGAATTCATTTTTTTTGCTAATCCTTAAAATTATACTTATCAGAAGTCAATAATTTCCAGTCTCCTTGTCCATTTAATTCTAAAATATTTTCATGAAAATCTTTTAAACTAGGTCTATGTCCAACACTAATAAGTGAAAGTTCTCGTTCCTTTAATAAACTATATAGTTTTTTTTCAGTGTCAATATCTAAAGCGCTTGTAGC
This region of Prochlorococcus sp. MIT 0604 genomic DNA includes:
- the accC gene encoding acetyl-CoA carboxylase biotin carboxylase subunit, coding for MVEKVLIANRGEIALRIVRSCRELGIATVAVFSTVDKKALHVQLADEAVCVGDSLSNKSYLNIPNILAAATSRGVDAIHPGYGFLAENDKFAEMCNDHGIVFIGPSPKAIRSMGDKSTAKETMEAVGVPTVPGSKGLLSNVDEAYKLADDIGYPVIIKATAGGGGRGMRLVENSDNLEKMFKAAQGEAEAAFGNDGLYMEKFIKKPRHVEIQILADRSGNVVHLGERDCSVQRRHQKLLEESPSPAINTELRKKMGNAAIAAAKSIGYEGAGTVEFLVDDDNNFYFMEMNTRIQVEHPVTEMVTGVDLIAEQIKIASGANLEFNQDDIHLNGHAIECRINAEDPSHNFRPSPGKITGWLPPGGPGVRVDSHVYTGYEIPPFYDSLIGKLIVWGKDRNTAIKRMNRALNECAVTGIPTTINFHLTLLNKSKFKQGKIHTKYVEEELLPNY
- a CDS encoding YggT family protein, with the protein product MLVNSLQILDISLGISLSYLTIVFLIRLILTWYPKIDLSKGLWLLISIPSSSILNLTRKLIPPIGGVDVGPVIWIGVISFLREILVGQQGLIKLALHSHIS
- the psbX gene encoding photosystem II reaction center X protein, whose protein sequence is MFQISNLLLAADFSAEVANNSAVGMIGSFIAAALLIVIPATAFLIFVSQKDSLDRTSTGRR
- a CDS encoding Ycf66 family protein, whose translation is MVNASLNWASIVGIVLAVCGGGLYFLRSFKPALARDYDVFFAAIGLLCGGILFFQGWRLDPILQFGQFLLAGTTVFFAYESVRLRGVATDQARRSSYFDDDPISDGPRNSRGRFNDDYDRFEESERPSRRFKPQEDEFEEDYMEGRSRRRNVSRAIPSAAASRSRPSTREISQFENDESIRRRRQTSEDRNSKQPETNNFGQRRNLSRDEVKTGSRPRMNRTVSRQDNISAPNDSSPLRKKPSRSPIRQQTSTAQVEDASFKDINQSKKTRESRRASSSARSSAKNQTGRYSVGTNKKKPRDNSSRFDD
- a CDS encoding chlorophyll a/b-binding protein, which translates into the protein MNSKEEQTNSEATNLENKSFIEEQKDPNQINEQIEDNKLDEKSIEIKDEYKFGWSSYSEITNGRFAMIGFLAIILIELLSRQSFLKWAGIL